The Prevotella herbatica genome contains the following window.
CCCAAGTCGAAGTGCATATCACTAAAATCAAACAGATTCTTCCCTTTAGCCTTATATATCTCGTCATTCTTCTTTCGGAAGAATGCATGCATCTGTTGTTTTTCGCTCCAGTCATTGTATTCACTTCTCGTCATCATTACTGGAGCACTGAGGTAAGTTCCTCCCATTTTCTTACCAAACACGTATTCGTCAAGCGTATCGTTATACTGTATGCTCTGTCTTAGGTTAAAAGGTGTCTTCAAGTCAAGACTACTGCTATCAAGGTCATGCCATGTAATTGGCAGAGTGCGCTGCACCCTCCACAATACTTTTCTACCAGTTTTGACAGAGTCATCATCAACGCCTGACAATCTGGTGTTTTTAGTAGTGTCTGCTGAATTATTTTGTTTCTTTGTGTCGTCCTGAATATAAGGCATGGCGATTGAATAGCTTACGCAAAAAAGCGCAAGCATAACTACAATCATACAAAAAAATCCATGTCTTGTTTTCATTAACAAAGAGTATCATCCACACTGAAATAAATAGTAAACAGTCTATTTTATTCTCTTCAATCCTTCCTTTACAACATCTTCCACTGCCCAGTCAGGATGTTCTGTCATAATCCCTACAACAACTTTAGCAGAAGGTGCCGGCGAGAATCCAAGCATTGTTAATGCGGCAACAGCCTCATCCTTTATACCATTATTCATATTCATTCCTCCAGCATTGCGACTCACGTGTAGTTCGTCAGCAATACCACTTGCAACTATCTTGTCTCGCAAGTCAATAATAATACGCTGAGCTGTCTTCAGTCCTATTCCCTTCACGGTCTTAATCATCTTATCATCACCGTTGGCAATTGCATTACAAAGTTCAGCCGGACTCATTGACGACAACATCATTCTTGCAGTATTGGCACCAACTCCCGACACAGTGATAAGAAGTCTGTAAAGCGAACGTTCCTGCTTGTTAACAAAGCCGAATAGCGTAAAATTATCATCACGTCCTCCTGTGACTAGAGATTCATGCACATATAGTTTTATTGCTTTTTTACCTTGAATGGCACTATATGTGGTAAGTGATATATTCAGAGCATACCCTACTCCCGCTGCCTCTACCACAGCCAATGCTGGAGTAAGTTCTGTCAACTCGCCTTTTATATATTCTATCATGTTATATTATATTTATTTATACTTAATAATAACGCACGCGCACACATGATTATTGTATAGTCAGTGAATAAGAGTAGCTATATGTTAAAGCATAAAATATTTTACGCATGAAGAATTAACATCAATATAGAAAGAGAGATATTACTATTATGATTGATAACTTTTTGTAGAATTTAAGATAAAAAATCCACCAAAATATAGTATTTTCCAGCAGAATAATGTAATTTTGCCAATAGGTTATAATTTTAAGTAAAACTTAACAACAATAAAGAACATGAAGAAGATTAGAGCAGCCGTAGTTGGTTACGGCAATATCGGACACTTCACTGTAGAGGCACTTGAAGCAGCTCCTGATTTTGAAATCGCAGGTATCGTACGTCGTAACGCCAATCAGGCTAAGCCGGTTGAACTTACTGATTACGAAGTTGTAGACGACATCACTAAATTGAAAAACGTTGATGTTGCTATTCTTGCAACTCCTACACGTAGTTGCCCAGAATATGCTGAGAAAATAACAGCTTTAGGAATAAACACAGTAGACAGTTTTGATATACACACTAGCATCCTTGACTATCGCACAAAGCAGATGGAAAACAACAAGAAGACTCACACCGTAAGTGTTATTTCTGCAGGTTGGGATCCAGGATCAGACTCTATCGTACGTGTACTCATGGAGAGCCTTGCACCAAAGGGACTCAGCTATACCAACTTTGGTCCAGGTATGTCTATGGGGCATTCTGTATGTGTACGTAGTAAGGAGGGTGTAAAGAATGCTCTTTCTGTAACTATTCCTCTTGGTGAAGGTATTCATCGCCGTATGGTATATGTTGAGTTGGAAGACGGAGCTAAGTTGGAAAACGTAACAGCAGCTATAAAGGCTGATCCATATTTCGCACACGATGAAACTCATGTATTCGCGGTTGCATCTGTTGATGATGTACGTGATATGGGACATGGCGTAAACTTGGTACGCAAAGGCGTTTCTGGAA
Protein-coding sequences here:
- a CDS encoding diaminopimelate dehydrogenase, with protein sequence MKKIRAAVVGYGNIGHFTVEALEAAPDFEIAGIVRRNANQAKPVELTDYEVVDDITKLKNVDVAILATPTRSCPEYAEKITALGINTVDSFDIHTSILDYRTKQMENNKKTHTVSVISAGWDPGSDSIVRVLMESLAPKGLSYTNFGPGMSMGHSVCVRSKEGVKNALSVTIPLGEGIHRRMVYVELEDGAKLENVTAAIKADPYFAHDETHVFAVASVDDVRDMGHGVNLVRKGVSGKTQNQRFEFNMSINNPALTAQVLVNVARASFRLQPGCYTMPEIPVIDMLPGTREEIVATLV
- the ruvA gene encoding Holliday junction branch migration protein RuvA, with translation MIEYIKGELTELTPALAVVEAAGVGYALNISLTTYSAIQGKKAIKLYVHESLVTGGRDDNFTLFGFVNKQERSLYRLLITVSGVGANTARMMLSSMSPAELCNAIANGDDKMIKTVKGIGLKTAQRIIIDLRDKIVASGIADELHVSRNAGGMNMNNGIKDEAVAALTMLGFSPAPSAKVVVGIMTEHPDWAVEDVVKEGLKRIK